Proteins from a genomic interval of Rhodococcoides fascians A25f:
- a CDS encoding glycosyltransferase: protein MTDGTGLRVAIAHDYLTQRGGAEKVVLAMARAFPDAPIYTTLFEPSTTFPEFSDLDVRPSRLNRIGFLRKNHRAALPLLPFASSSIEIDADVVLTSTSGWAHGFHTSGRKLVYCYSPARWLYESQMYLGEARSPLKRAALKTLSAPLRTWDQRAALSADRYLAISTVVKQRITDAYGIESTVLPAPFTVETATPESIPEADAFLSGSGYYLCISRLLPYKNVDKVMAAFAGTDRKLIVVGRGPEADRLRKLKSDNVLMLSDLTSGQMTWLYQGCNGLIAASYEDYGLTPIEAGFHGKPSAVLHWGGFLDTVEEGVSGVYFGQPQPDSIRDAVTALEQTTWEPLKIKAHVEQFNEERFAAELHAAVSEMYTENMERAAS from the coding sequence ATGACCGACGGCACCGGGCTCCGCGTTGCGATTGCCCATGACTACCTGACCCAACGCGGCGGTGCCGAGAAGGTTGTGCTGGCGATGGCTCGCGCGTTCCCGGACGCGCCCATCTACACCACACTCTTCGAGCCGTCGACGACGTTCCCCGAGTTCTCCGACCTCGACGTGCGGCCTTCCAGGTTGAACCGAATCGGGTTCCTTCGCAAGAACCACCGCGCCGCCCTGCCACTGCTCCCGTTCGCGTCCTCGTCGATCGAGATCGACGCCGACGTGGTGCTCACCAGCACCAGCGGTTGGGCCCACGGCTTCCACACCTCCGGTCGCAAGCTCGTCTACTGCTACTCCCCGGCACGCTGGCTGTACGAATCACAGATGTACCTGGGTGAGGCGCGGAGTCCGCTCAAACGTGCTGCGCTAAAGACACTTTCAGCGCCGCTGCGCACCTGGGACCAACGAGCGGCCCTCTCGGCCGACCGATATCTCGCCATCTCCACCGTGGTGAAGCAACGCATCACCGACGCATACGGCATCGAGTCGACGGTGCTACCCGCGCCCTTCACCGTCGAGACAGCGACGCCGGAGTCGATCCCCGAGGCGGACGCGTTTCTGAGCGGCTCGGGCTACTACCTGTGCATCTCACGACTGCTGCCGTACAAGAACGTCGACAAGGTCATGGCCGCGTTCGCCGGCACCGACCGCAAGCTGATCGTCGTCGGCCGCGGCCCCGAAGCAGACCGGCTGCGAAAGCTCAAGTCCGACAACGTACTGATGCTCAGCGATCTGACCTCGGGACAGATGACCTGGCTCTACCAAGGTTGTAACGGTTTGATCGCCGCGAGCTATGAAGATTACGGATTGACCCCCATCGAAGCGGGCTTCCACGGCAAGCCCAGCGCAGTGCTGCACTGGGGCGGGTTCCTCGACACCGTCGAGGAAGGCGTATCCGGTGTGTACTTCGGTCAGCCCCAACCGGATTCGATCCGTGACGCGGTAACAGCGCTCGAGCAAACCACGTGGGAACCCTTGAAGATCAAAGCGCACGTCGAGCAATTCAACGAAGAACGCTTTGCCGCCGAACTGCACGCGGCAGTGTCCGAGATGTACACAGAAAACATGGAGAGGGCGGCATCGTGA
- a CDS encoding GDP-mannose 4,6-dehydratase has product MTKRALITGITGQDGLYLAELLLSKGYKVFGLIRGQNNPKAAMVERELPQVQILHGDLLDLSALMRAFAVADPDEVYNLGAVSFVAYSWENARLTTDVTGGGVLNMLESTRLYEQVSGKQVRFYQASSSEMFGKVQQVPQREETLLWPRSPYGVAKVYGHYMTINYRESYGMHASSGILFNHESPRRGPEFVTRKVSQAVARIALGLQTEISLGNLDAKRDWGFAGDYVEAMYLMLQQDEADDYVISTGETHSIRELLDHAFAAVDITDWERYVKIDPQFLRPAEVDLLVGDSAKAHAALGWKPKVAFPELVAMMVQNDLAEQSPDTAAIA; this is encoded by the coding sequence ATGACCAAGCGCGCACTGATCACCGGCATCACCGGCCAGGACGGCCTCTACCTCGCCGAACTGCTGTTGAGCAAGGGATACAAAGTCTTCGGTTTGATTCGCGGACAGAACAACCCGAAGGCCGCCATGGTCGAACGGGAGCTACCTCAGGTCCAGATCCTGCACGGCGATCTTCTGGATCTCTCGGCCTTGATGCGCGCATTTGCCGTCGCCGACCCCGACGAGGTGTACAACCTCGGAGCTGTCTCGTTCGTGGCGTACTCGTGGGAGAACGCGCGCCTCACCACCGACGTCACCGGCGGTGGTGTGCTGAACATGCTCGAGTCCACTCGGCTCTACGAGCAGGTATCGGGCAAGCAGGTTCGCTTCTACCAGGCGTCCAGTTCGGAGATGTTCGGCAAGGTCCAGCAGGTACCGCAGCGCGAGGAAACGCTGCTGTGGCCCCGGTCCCCGTACGGCGTGGCCAAGGTCTACGGGCACTACATGACCATCAACTACCGCGAGTCCTACGGCATGCACGCCAGCTCCGGCATTCTGTTCAACCACGAATCACCCCGTCGCGGGCCGGAATTCGTCACTCGCAAGGTCTCCCAGGCCGTCGCCCGCATCGCCCTCGGATTGCAGACCGAGATCTCGCTGGGCAACCTCGACGCCAAGCGCGACTGGGGATTTGCCGGTGACTACGTCGAGGCCATGTATCTGATGCTGCAGCAGGACGAGGCCGACGACTACGTGATCTCCACCGGCGAAACGCATTCCATCCGAGAACTTCTGGACCATGCGTTCGCCGCAGTGGACATCACGGACTGGGAGCGTTACGTCAAGATCGACCCACAGTTCCTCCGTCCCGCTGAGGTCGATCTACTCGTCGGTGACTCCGCCAAAGCCCATGCAGCGCTGGGCTGGAAGCCGAAGGTCGCCTTCCCCGAACTGGTTGCGATGATGGTGCAGAACGACCTCGCCGAGCAATCGCCCGACACGGCCGCAATCGCGTGA
- a CDS encoding GDP-mannose 4,6-dehydratase has product MNTGHRPTALITGVAGQDGSYLAELLLERGWALHGVAKPGALHSSVNPLVEQHHVDISKPGVAQVLIRDIEPDYVFHLAGISSVWRSWNDPVLTTQVNGLSAAALLDACFTQQEASGRRIMVVNASSAEIFAGSGVPLQNEGTRVAPTSPYGVSKALSHNMVEVYRSRGLEATNAILFNHESPRRPETFVTRKITKAAAAISRGTRDTLELGNLTSERDWGWAPDYVDAMAAMADYGKGDDFVIATGEAHSVADFVATAFEAVGIDNWRDHVQSDSEMLRPVDSARMVGDATKARDLLGWAPTKDFDQIVKAMVEFDMTEEMAA; this is encoded by the coding sequence GTGAACACCGGGCACCGCCCGACCGCGCTGATCACCGGAGTGGCAGGCCAGGACGGTAGCTACCTCGCTGAACTGCTGCTCGAACGCGGTTGGGCCCTCCACGGCGTTGCCAAACCCGGTGCGCTGCACAGCTCGGTGAACCCGCTCGTCGAGCAGCACCACGTCGATATCAGCAAGCCCGGGGTTGCCCAGGTTCTGATTCGCGACATCGAGCCCGACTACGTGTTCCATCTCGCCGGCATCTCGTCGGTGTGGCGATCGTGGAACGACCCGGTTCTCACCACTCAGGTCAACGGACTCTCTGCAGCTGCGCTGCTCGATGCCTGCTTCACCCAGCAGGAGGCGTCGGGCAGGCGCATCATGGTGGTGAATGCATCCAGTGCCGAGATCTTCGCCGGATCCGGAGTACCACTGCAGAACGAGGGGACCCGAGTTGCGCCGACTTCTCCGTACGGTGTGTCGAAAGCTCTGAGCCACAACATGGTCGAGGTCTATCGTTCCCGCGGTCTCGAGGCAACCAATGCCATCCTGTTCAACCACGAATCGCCGCGACGCCCGGAGACCTTCGTGACCCGCAAGATCACCAAGGCGGCGGCCGCCATCTCCCGCGGCACTCGTGACACGCTCGAGCTCGGCAACCTCACCTCGGAGCGAGATTGGGGCTGGGCACCCGACTACGTCGACGCGATGGCTGCGATGGCCGACTACGGCAAGGGTGACGACTTTGTCATCGCCACCGGTGAGGCGCACAGCGTGGCGGACTTCGTCGCCACCGCGTTCGAGGCCGTGGGGATCGACAACTGGCGTGACCACGTGCAAAGCGACTCCGAGATGCTCAGACCCGTCGACTCGGCAAGAATGGTGGGCGACGCCACCAAAGCCCGGGACCTGTTGGGCTGGGCACCGACCAAGGACTTCGATCAGATCGTCAAGGCGATGGTCGAGTTCGACATGACCGAGGAGATGGCAGCATGA